In Lagopus muta isolate bLagMut1 chromosome 6, bLagMut1 primary, whole genome shotgun sequence, one DNA window encodes the following:
- the GNG2 gene encoding guanine nucleotide-binding protein G(I)/G(S)/G(O) subunit gamma-2 → MASNNTASIAQARKLVEQLKMEANIDRIKVSKAAADLMAYCEAHAKEDPLLTPVPASENPFREKKFFCVIL, encoded by the exons ATGGCCAGCAACAACACCGCGAGCATAGCGCAGGCACGCAAGCTGGTGGAGCAGCTGAAGATGGAGGCCAACATCGACAGGATAAAG gtgTCCAAGGCAGCGGCAGACCTGATGGCATACTGCGAAGCTCACGCCAAGGAGGACCCCCTATTGACCCCCGTCCCGGCTTCAGAAAACCCCTTTAgagagaagaagttcttctgtGTGATCCTGTAA